In one window of Harpia harpyja isolate bHarHar1 chromosome 11, bHarHar1 primary haplotype, whole genome shotgun sequence DNA:
- the NEXN gene encoding nexilin isoform X7: MSQRRGSALCVAGASRQLRVGAERRDRRFAEAAAAKLKAILNLPGAEHNTVAMNDIAQKTEMKELLGSDEDDDAKLSKIEKGYVPKLIGTVKGKFAEMEKQRQEEERKRMEEERKRRIEQDMIEKRKIQRELAKKAQEIDDFNNTGTDSAAEEGDDSLLVTVVPVKPTKTPGKMKTNFENTGKKRAEQRERQDEETKLKHEEQNQFLKETKCLSFVTGENEDNETQEPLSPGKLKVTFEELERQRQENQRRQAEEEARQRLEEEKRAFEEARQQMINEGGDEESENSVKEFRPGKLRLSFEEIERQRREEEKRKAEEDARRRIEEEKRAFAEARKNMQVLDDESPEMFKTVSQESLIPGKLEINFEELLRQKMEEEKRRTEEERRQKLEMEKQEFQQLRQEMGELEEESETFELSKEYEELIKLKRSGSIQAKNLKSKFEKIGQLSQEEIQKKIEEERAKRRAMDEEIREREAEKFQEDDEVDVRPAKKSEAPFTHKVNMKARFEQMARAREEEEQRRIEEQKLLRMQFEQKEIDAALQKKREEEEEEEGSIINGSTCEDEEDQARSGAPWFKKSLKNTSVVDGEPVRFTVKITGEPKPEVTWWFEGEMLQDSEDYQYIERGETYCLYLPETFPEDEGEYMCKAVNNRGTSASTCILTIETDDY, translated from the exons ATGAGCCAGCGGCGGGGGAGCGCTCTCTGCGTGGCCGGCGCTTCTCGCCAGCTGCGGGTCGGGGCCGAGAGGCGAGACCGGCGGTTTGCTGAGGCTGCGGCGGCG AAACTGAAAGCAATCTTAAACCTACCAGGTGCAGAGCACAATACAGTAGCCATGAATGACATTGCACAGAAAACTGAG ATGAAAGAACTGCTTGGATCTGATGAAGACGATGACGCAAAATTATCTAAAATAGAAAAAGGTTATGTTCCAAAGCTAATAG GAACCGTTAAAGGCAAGTTTGCAGAAATGGAGAAGCAAAggcaagaagaagaaagaaaaagaatggaagaagaaagaaagcgCAGAATTGAACAAGATAtgattgagaaaagaaaaattcaaagagaATTAGCAAAAAAAGCACAGGAG ATTGATGACTTTAACAATACGGGAACTGACTCAGCAGCTGAg GAAGGGGATGATTCACTGCTAGTTACAGTAGTGCCTgtaaaacccaccaaaacaccTGGGAAGATGAAAACAAACTTTGAGAACACAGGAAAGAAGAGAGCAGAACAAAGAGAGAGACAGGATGAAGAAACAAAGCTAAAACATGAGGAACAAAACCAATTCCTTAAGGAAACCAAGTGCCTTTCATTTGTCACG GGTGAAAATGAAGACAATGAAACACAAGAGCCTCTGTCTCCTGGTAAGTTGAAAGTAACATTTGAAGAACTTGAAAGACAGAGACAGGAAAATCAAAGGCggcaagcagaggaagaagcaagacAGCGTTTAGAAGAGGAAAAACGTGCTTTTGAAGAAGCTAGACAGCAAATG ATAAATGAAGGTGGTGATGAAGAATCTGAAAATTCTGTTAAAGAATTCCGTCCTGGTAAACTCAGACTCAGTTTTGAGGAGAtagaaagacagaggagagaagaggagaagaggaaagcagaagaagATGCAAGACGACGcatagaagaggagaaaagagcatttGCTGAAGCAAGGAAGAACATG CAGGTGCTGGATGATGAATCACcagaaatgtttaaaacagtTTCTCAAGAATCTCTCATACCTGGTAaactggaaattaattttgaggAGTTGCTGAgacaaaaaatggaagaagaaaagagacgCACAGAAGAAGAGCGTAGGCAAAAGTTGGAAATGGAGAAGCAAGAATTTCAACAGTTAAGACAAGAAATGGGAGAG CTGGAAGAGGAGTCTGAAACTTTTGAGCTAAGCAAAGAATATGAAGAATTAATAAAGCTAAAAAGAAGTGGTTCTATTCAGGCAAAGAACTTAAAAAGCAAGTTTGAAAAAATAGGACAATTGTctcaagaagaaatacagaagaagatTGAAGAAGAGCGAGCTAAGAGAAGAGCAATGGATGAAGAAATAAGGGAAAGGGAAGCCGAAAAATTTCAAGAG gaTGATGAGGTAGATGTGAGACCAGCCAAGAAATCTGAGGCTCCGTTTACTCATAAAGTAAACATGAAGGCCCGTTTTGAGCAAATGGCaagagcaagggaagaggaggagcagcGGAGAATCGAAGAACAGAAATTACTACGCATGCAGtttgaacaaaaagaaattgATGCGGCATTACAGAAG aaaagggaagaggaagaagaagaagagggaagCATTATTAATGGTTCTACTTGTGAAGATGAGGAGGATCAAGCTCGATCTGGAGCTCCCTGGTTCAAGAAGTCACTGAAAAACACATCAGTCGTTGATGGCGAGCCAGTGAGATTTACAGTTAAAATTACCGGagaaccaaaacctgaagttACATGGTGGTTTGAAGGGGAAATGTTGCAGGACTCTGAGGACTATCAATATATTGAAAGAGGAGAAACCTATTGCCTTTACTTGCCAGAAACCTTCCCAGAAGATGAAGGGGAATATATGTGTAAAGCAGTCAATAACAGAGGCACATCTGCTAGCACCTGTATTCTCACCATCGAAA CTGATGACTACTAA
- the NEXN gene encoding nexilin isoform X2 — MSQRRGSALCVAGASRQLRVGAERRDRRFAEAAAAKLKAILNLPGAEHNTVAMNDIAQKTEILLSSSKPVQKSYVPKLHKGDVKDKFEAMQKAREERNQRRSRDEKQRRKEQYVREREWNRRKQEMKELLGSDEDDDAKLSKIEKGYVPKLIGTVKGKFAEMEKQRQEEERKRMEEERKRRIEQDMIEKRKIQRELAKKAQEIDDFNNTGTDSAAEEGDDSLLVTVVPVKPTKTPGKMKTNFENTGKKRAEQRERQDEETKLKHEEQNQFLKETKCLSFVTGENEDNETQEPLSPGKLKVTFEELERQRQENQRRQAEEEARQRLEEEKRAFEEARQQMINEGGDEESENSVKEFRPGKLRLSFEEIERQRREEEKRKAEEDARRRIEEEKRAFAEARKNMVLDDESPEMFKTVSQESLIPGKLEINFEELLRQKMEEEKRRTEEERRQKLEMEKQEFQQLRQEMGELEEESETFELSKEYEELIKLKRSGSIQAKNLKSKFEKIGQLSQEEIQKKIEEERAKRRAMDEEIREREAEKFQEDDEVDVRPAKKSEAPFTHKVNMKARFEQMARAREEEEQRRIEEQKLLRMQFEQKEIDAALQKKREEEEEEEGSIINGSTCEDEEDQARSGAPWFKKSLKNTSVVDGEPVRFTVKITGEPKPEVTWWFEGEMLQDSEDYQYIERGETYCLYLPETFPEDEGEYMCKAVNNRGTSASTCILTIETDDY; from the exons ATGAGCCAGCGGCGGGGGAGCGCTCTCTGCGTGGCCGGCGCTTCTCGCCAGCTGCGGGTCGGGGCCGAGAGGCGAGACCGGCGGTTTGCTGAGGCTGCGGCGGCG AAACTGAAAGCAATCTTAAACCTACCAGGTGCAGAGCACAATACAGTAGCCATGAATGACATTGCACAGAAAACTGAG ATTCTGCTTTCTTCATCTAAACCCGTCCAAAAATCCTATGTGCCCAAGCTTCACAAGGGTGATGTAAAGGATAAATTTGAAGCTATGcagaaagcaagggaagaaagaaatcaaaggaGATCTagagatgaaaagcaaagaagaaaagaacaatatGTTAGAGAGAGAGAATGGAACAGGAGAAAGCAGGAg ATGAAAGAACTGCTTGGATCTGATGAAGACGATGACGCAAAATTATCTAAAATAGAAAAAGGTTATGTTCCAAAGCTAATAG GAACCGTTAAAGGCAAGTTTGCAGAAATGGAGAAGCAAAggcaagaagaagaaagaaaaagaatggaagaagaaagaaagcgCAGAATTGAACAAGATAtgattgagaaaagaaaaattcaaagagaATTAGCAAAAAAAGCACAGGAG ATTGATGACTTTAACAATACGGGAACTGACTCAGCAGCTGAg GAAGGGGATGATTCACTGCTAGTTACAGTAGTGCCTgtaaaacccaccaaaacaccTGGGAAGATGAAAACAAACTTTGAGAACACAGGAAAGAAGAGAGCAGAACAAAGAGAGAGACAGGATGAAGAAACAAAGCTAAAACATGAGGAACAAAACCAATTCCTTAAGGAAACCAAGTGCCTTTCATTTGTCACG GGTGAAAATGAAGACAATGAAACACAAGAGCCTCTGTCTCCTGGTAAGTTGAAAGTAACATTTGAAGAACTTGAAAGACAGAGACAGGAAAATCAAAGGCggcaagcagaggaagaagcaagacAGCGTTTAGAAGAGGAAAAACGTGCTTTTGAAGAAGCTAGACAGCAAATG ATAAATGAAGGTGGTGATGAAGAATCTGAAAATTCTGTTAAAGAATTCCGTCCTGGTAAACTCAGACTCAGTTTTGAGGAGAtagaaagacagaggagagaagaggagaagaggaaagcagaagaagATGCAAGACGACGcatagaagaggagaaaagagcatttGCTGAAGCAAGGAAGAACATG GTGCTGGATGATGAATCACcagaaatgtttaaaacagtTTCTCAAGAATCTCTCATACCTGGTAaactggaaattaattttgaggAGTTGCTGAgacaaaaaatggaagaagaaaagagacgCACAGAAGAAGAGCGTAGGCAAAAGTTGGAAATGGAGAAGCAAGAATTTCAACAGTTAAGACAAGAAATGGGAGAG CTGGAAGAGGAGTCTGAAACTTTTGAGCTAAGCAAAGAATATGAAGAATTAATAAAGCTAAAAAGAAGTGGTTCTATTCAGGCAAAGAACTTAAAAAGCAAGTTTGAAAAAATAGGACAATTGTctcaagaagaaatacagaagaagatTGAAGAAGAGCGAGCTAAGAGAAGAGCAATGGATGAAGAAATAAGGGAAAGGGAAGCCGAAAAATTTCAAGAG gaTGATGAGGTAGATGTGAGACCAGCCAAGAAATCTGAGGCTCCGTTTACTCATAAAGTAAACATGAAGGCCCGTTTTGAGCAAATGGCaagagcaagggaagaggaggagcagcGGAGAATCGAAGAACAGAAATTACTACGCATGCAGtttgaacaaaaagaaattgATGCGGCATTACAGAAG aaaagggaagaggaagaagaagaagagggaagCATTATTAATGGTTCTACTTGTGAAGATGAGGAGGATCAAGCTCGATCTGGAGCTCCCTGGTTCAAGAAGTCACTGAAAAACACATCAGTCGTTGATGGCGAGCCAGTGAGATTTACAGTTAAAATTACCGGagaaccaaaacctgaagttACATGGTGGTTTGAAGGGGAAATGTTGCAGGACTCTGAGGACTATCAATATATTGAAAGAGGAGAAACCTATTGCCTTTACTTGCCAGAAACCTTCCCAGAAGATGAAGGGGAATATATGTGTAAAGCAGTCAATAACAGAGGCACATCTGCTAGCACCTGTATTCTCACCATCGAAA CTGATGACTACTAA
- the NEXN gene encoding nexilin isoform X1 translates to MSQRRGSALCVAGASRQLRVGAERRDRRFAEAAAAKLKAILNLPGAEHNTVAMNDIAQKTEILLSSSKPVQKSYVPKLHKGDVKDKFEAMQKAREERNQRRSRDEKQRRKEQYVREREWNRRKQEMKELLGSDEDDDAKLSKIEKGYVPKLIGTVKGKFAEMEKQRQEEERKRMEEERKRRIEQDMIEKRKIQRELAKKAQEIDDFNNTGTDSAAEEGDDSLLVTVVPVKPTKTPGKMKTNFENTGKKRAEQRERQDEETKLKHEEQNQFLKETKCLSFVTGENEDNETQEPLSPGKLKVTFEELERQRQENQRRQAEEEARQRLEEEKRAFEEARQQMINEGGDEESENSVKEFRPGKLRLSFEEIERQRREEEKRKAEEDARRRIEEEKRAFAEARKNMQVLDDESPEMFKTVSQESLIPGKLEINFEELLRQKMEEEKRRTEEERRQKLEMEKQEFQQLRQEMGELEEESETFELSKEYEELIKLKRSGSIQAKNLKSKFEKIGQLSQEEIQKKIEEERAKRRAMDEEIREREAEKFQEDDEVDVRPAKKSEAPFTHKVNMKARFEQMARAREEEEQRRIEEQKLLRMQFEQKEIDAALQKKREEEEEEEGSIINGSTCEDEEDQARSGAPWFKKSLKNTSVVDGEPVRFTVKITGEPKPEVTWWFEGEMLQDSEDYQYIERGETYCLYLPETFPEDEGEYMCKAVNNRGTSASTCILTIETDDY, encoded by the exons ATGAGCCAGCGGCGGGGGAGCGCTCTCTGCGTGGCCGGCGCTTCTCGCCAGCTGCGGGTCGGGGCCGAGAGGCGAGACCGGCGGTTTGCTGAGGCTGCGGCGGCG AAACTGAAAGCAATCTTAAACCTACCAGGTGCAGAGCACAATACAGTAGCCATGAATGACATTGCACAGAAAACTGAG ATTCTGCTTTCTTCATCTAAACCCGTCCAAAAATCCTATGTGCCCAAGCTTCACAAGGGTGATGTAAAGGATAAATTTGAAGCTATGcagaaagcaagggaagaaagaaatcaaaggaGATCTagagatgaaaagcaaagaagaaaagaacaatatGTTAGAGAGAGAGAATGGAACAGGAGAAAGCAGGAg ATGAAAGAACTGCTTGGATCTGATGAAGACGATGACGCAAAATTATCTAAAATAGAAAAAGGTTATGTTCCAAAGCTAATAG GAACCGTTAAAGGCAAGTTTGCAGAAATGGAGAAGCAAAggcaagaagaagaaagaaaaagaatggaagaagaaagaaagcgCAGAATTGAACAAGATAtgattgagaaaagaaaaattcaaagagaATTAGCAAAAAAAGCACAGGAG ATTGATGACTTTAACAATACGGGAACTGACTCAGCAGCTGAg GAAGGGGATGATTCACTGCTAGTTACAGTAGTGCCTgtaaaacccaccaaaacaccTGGGAAGATGAAAACAAACTTTGAGAACACAGGAAAGAAGAGAGCAGAACAAAGAGAGAGACAGGATGAAGAAACAAAGCTAAAACATGAGGAACAAAACCAATTCCTTAAGGAAACCAAGTGCCTTTCATTTGTCACG GGTGAAAATGAAGACAATGAAACACAAGAGCCTCTGTCTCCTGGTAAGTTGAAAGTAACATTTGAAGAACTTGAAAGACAGAGACAGGAAAATCAAAGGCggcaagcagaggaagaagcaagacAGCGTTTAGAAGAGGAAAAACGTGCTTTTGAAGAAGCTAGACAGCAAATG ATAAATGAAGGTGGTGATGAAGAATCTGAAAATTCTGTTAAAGAATTCCGTCCTGGTAAACTCAGACTCAGTTTTGAGGAGAtagaaagacagaggagagaagaggagaagaggaaagcagaagaagATGCAAGACGACGcatagaagaggagaaaagagcatttGCTGAAGCAAGGAAGAACATG CAGGTGCTGGATGATGAATCACcagaaatgtttaaaacagtTTCTCAAGAATCTCTCATACCTGGTAaactggaaattaattttgaggAGTTGCTGAgacaaaaaatggaagaagaaaagagacgCACAGAAGAAGAGCGTAGGCAAAAGTTGGAAATGGAGAAGCAAGAATTTCAACAGTTAAGACAAGAAATGGGAGAG CTGGAAGAGGAGTCTGAAACTTTTGAGCTAAGCAAAGAATATGAAGAATTAATAAAGCTAAAAAGAAGTGGTTCTATTCAGGCAAAGAACTTAAAAAGCAAGTTTGAAAAAATAGGACAATTGTctcaagaagaaatacagaagaagatTGAAGAAGAGCGAGCTAAGAGAAGAGCAATGGATGAAGAAATAAGGGAAAGGGAAGCCGAAAAATTTCAAGAG gaTGATGAGGTAGATGTGAGACCAGCCAAGAAATCTGAGGCTCCGTTTACTCATAAAGTAAACATGAAGGCCCGTTTTGAGCAAATGGCaagagcaagggaagaggaggagcagcGGAGAATCGAAGAACAGAAATTACTACGCATGCAGtttgaacaaaaagaaattgATGCGGCATTACAGAAG aaaagggaagaggaagaagaagaagagggaagCATTATTAATGGTTCTACTTGTGAAGATGAGGAGGATCAAGCTCGATCTGGAGCTCCCTGGTTCAAGAAGTCACTGAAAAACACATCAGTCGTTGATGGCGAGCCAGTGAGATTTACAGTTAAAATTACCGGagaaccaaaacctgaagttACATGGTGGTTTGAAGGGGAAATGTTGCAGGACTCTGAGGACTATCAATATATTGAAAGAGGAGAAACCTATTGCCTTTACTTGCCAGAAACCTTCCCAGAAGATGAAGGGGAATATATGTGTAAAGCAGTCAATAACAGAGGCACATCTGCTAGCACCTGTATTCTCACCATCGAAA CTGATGACTACTAA
- the NEXN gene encoding nexilin isoform X6, with amino-acid sequence MNDIAQKTEILLSSSKPVQKSYVPKLHKGDVKDKFEAMQKAREERNQRRSRDEKQRRKEQYVREREWNRRKQEMKELLGSDEDDDAKLSKIEKGYVPKLIGTVKGKFAEMEKQRQEEERKRMEEERKRRIEQDMIEKRKIQRELAKKAQEIDDFNNTGTDSAAEEGDDSLLVTVVPVKPTKTPGKMKTNFENTGKKRAEQRERQDEETKLKHEEQNQFLKETKCLSFVTGENEDNETQEPLSPGKLKVTFEELERQRQENQRRQAEEEARQRLEEEKRAFEEARQQMINEGGDEESENSVKEFRPGKLRLSFEEIERQRREEEKRKAEEDARRRIEEEKRAFAEARKNMQVLDDESPEMFKTVSQESLIPGKLEINFEELLRQKMEEEKRRTEEERRQKLEMEKQEFQQLRQEMGELEEESETFELSKEYEELIKLKRSGSIQAKNLKSKFEKIGQLSQEEIQKKIEEERAKRRAMDEEIREREAEKFQEDDEVDVRPAKKSEAPFTHKVNMKARFEQMARAREEEEQRRIEEQKLLRMQFEQKEIDAALQKKREEEEEEEGSIINGSTCEDEEDQARSGAPWFKKSLKNTSVVDGEPVRFTVKITGEPKPEVTWWFEGEMLQDSEDYQYIERGETYCLYLPETFPEDEGEYMCKAVNNRGTSASTCILTIETDDY; translated from the exons ATGAATGACATTGCACAGAAAACTGAG ATTCTGCTTTCTTCATCTAAACCCGTCCAAAAATCCTATGTGCCCAAGCTTCACAAGGGTGATGTAAAGGATAAATTTGAAGCTATGcagaaagcaagggaagaaagaaatcaaaggaGATCTagagatgaaaagcaaagaagaaaagaacaatatGTTAGAGAGAGAGAATGGAACAGGAGAAAGCAGGAg ATGAAAGAACTGCTTGGATCTGATGAAGACGATGACGCAAAATTATCTAAAATAGAAAAAGGTTATGTTCCAAAGCTAATAG GAACCGTTAAAGGCAAGTTTGCAGAAATGGAGAAGCAAAggcaagaagaagaaagaaaaagaatggaagaagaaagaaagcgCAGAATTGAACAAGATAtgattgagaaaagaaaaattcaaagagaATTAGCAAAAAAAGCACAGGAG ATTGATGACTTTAACAATACGGGAACTGACTCAGCAGCTGAg GAAGGGGATGATTCACTGCTAGTTACAGTAGTGCCTgtaaaacccaccaaaacaccTGGGAAGATGAAAACAAACTTTGAGAACACAGGAAAGAAGAGAGCAGAACAAAGAGAGAGACAGGATGAAGAAACAAAGCTAAAACATGAGGAACAAAACCAATTCCTTAAGGAAACCAAGTGCCTTTCATTTGTCACG GGTGAAAATGAAGACAATGAAACACAAGAGCCTCTGTCTCCTGGTAAGTTGAAAGTAACATTTGAAGAACTTGAAAGACAGAGACAGGAAAATCAAAGGCggcaagcagaggaagaagcaagacAGCGTTTAGAAGAGGAAAAACGTGCTTTTGAAGAAGCTAGACAGCAAATG ATAAATGAAGGTGGTGATGAAGAATCTGAAAATTCTGTTAAAGAATTCCGTCCTGGTAAACTCAGACTCAGTTTTGAGGAGAtagaaagacagaggagagaagaggagaagaggaaagcagaagaagATGCAAGACGACGcatagaagaggagaaaagagcatttGCTGAAGCAAGGAAGAACATG CAGGTGCTGGATGATGAATCACcagaaatgtttaaaacagtTTCTCAAGAATCTCTCATACCTGGTAaactggaaattaattttgaggAGTTGCTGAgacaaaaaatggaagaagaaaagagacgCACAGAAGAAGAGCGTAGGCAAAAGTTGGAAATGGAGAAGCAAGAATTTCAACAGTTAAGACAAGAAATGGGAGAG CTGGAAGAGGAGTCTGAAACTTTTGAGCTAAGCAAAGAATATGAAGAATTAATAAAGCTAAAAAGAAGTGGTTCTATTCAGGCAAAGAACTTAAAAAGCAAGTTTGAAAAAATAGGACAATTGTctcaagaagaaatacagaagaagatTGAAGAAGAGCGAGCTAAGAGAAGAGCAATGGATGAAGAAATAAGGGAAAGGGAAGCCGAAAAATTTCAAGAG gaTGATGAGGTAGATGTGAGACCAGCCAAGAAATCTGAGGCTCCGTTTACTCATAAAGTAAACATGAAGGCCCGTTTTGAGCAAATGGCaagagcaagggaagaggaggagcagcGGAGAATCGAAGAACAGAAATTACTACGCATGCAGtttgaacaaaaagaaattgATGCGGCATTACAGAAG aaaagggaagaggaagaagaagaagagggaagCATTATTAATGGTTCTACTTGTGAAGATGAGGAGGATCAAGCTCGATCTGGAGCTCCCTGGTTCAAGAAGTCACTGAAAAACACATCAGTCGTTGATGGCGAGCCAGTGAGATTTACAGTTAAAATTACCGGagaaccaaaacctgaagttACATGGTGGTTTGAAGGGGAAATGTTGCAGGACTCTGAGGACTATCAATATATTGAAAGAGGAGAAACCTATTGCCTTTACTTGCCAGAAACCTTCCCAGAAGATGAAGGGGAATATATGTGTAAAGCAGTCAATAACAGAGGCACATCTGCTAGCACCTGTATTCTCACCATCGAAA CTGATGACTACTAA
- the NEXN gene encoding nexilin isoform X11, producing the protein MNDIAQKTEMKELLGSDEDDDAKLSKIEKGYVPKLIGTVKGKFAEMEKQRQEEERKRMEEERKRRIEQDMIEKRKIQRELAKKAQEIDDFNNTGTDSAAEEGDDSLLVTVVPVKPTKTPGKMKTNFENTGKKRAEQRERQDEETKLKHEEQNQFLKETKCLSFVTGENEDNETQEPLSPGKLKVTFEELERQRQENQRRQAEEEARQRLEEEKRAFEEARQQMINEGGDEESENSVKEFRPGKLRLSFEEIERQRREEEKRKAEEDARRRIEEEKRAFAEARKNMQVLDDESPEMFKTVSQESLIPGKLEINFEELLRQKMEEEKRRTEEERRQKLEMEKQEFQQLRQEMGELEEESETFELSKEYEELIKLKRSGSIQAKNLKSKFEKIGQLSQEEIQKKIEEERAKRRAMDEEIREREAEKFQEDDEVDVRPAKKSEAPFTHKVNMKARFEQMARAREEEEQRRIEEQKLLRMQFEQKEIDAALQKKREEEEEEEGSIINGSTCEDEEDQARSGAPWFKKSLKNTSVVDGEPVRFTVKITGEPKPEVTWWFEGEMLQDSEDYQYIERGETYCLYLPETFPEDEGEYMCKAVNNRGTSASTCILTIETDDY; encoded by the exons ATGAATGACATTGCACAGAAAACTGAG ATGAAAGAACTGCTTGGATCTGATGAAGACGATGACGCAAAATTATCTAAAATAGAAAAAGGTTATGTTCCAAAGCTAATAG GAACCGTTAAAGGCAAGTTTGCAGAAATGGAGAAGCAAAggcaagaagaagaaagaaaaagaatggaagaagaaagaaagcgCAGAATTGAACAAGATAtgattgagaaaagaaaaattcaaagagaATTAGCAAAAAAAGCACAGGAG ATTGATGACTTTAACAATACGGGAACTGACTCAGCAGCTGAg GAAGGGGATGATTCACTGCTAGTTACAGTAGTGCCTgtaaaacccaccaaaacaccTGGGAAGATGAAAACAAACTTTGAGAACACAGGAAAGAAGAGAGCAGAACAAAGAGAGAGACAGGATGAAGAAACAAAGCTAAAACATGAGGAACAAAACCAATTCCTTAAGGAAACCAAGTGCCTTTCATTTGTCACG GGTGAAAATGAAGACAATGAAACACAAGAGCCTCTGTCTCCTGGTAAGTTGAAAGTAACATTTGAAGAACTTGAAAGACAGAGACAGGAAAATCAAAGGCggcaagcagaggaagaagcaagacAGCGTTTAGAAGAGGAAAAACGTGCTTTTGAAGAAGCTAGACAGCAAATG ATAAATGAAGGTGGTGATGAAGAATCTGAAAATTCTGTTAAAGAATTCCGTCCTGGTAAACTCAGACTCAGTTTTGAGGAGAtagaaagacagaggagagaagaggagaagaggaaagcagaagaagATGCAAGACGACGcatagaagaggagaaaagagcatttGCTGAAGCAAGGAAGAACATG CAGGTGCTGGATGATGAATCACcagaaatgtttaaaacagtTTCTCAAGAATCTCTCATACCTGGTAaactggaaattaattttgaggAGTTGCTGAgacaaaaaatggaagaagaaaagagacgCACAGAAGAAGAGCGTAGGCAAAAGTTGGAAATGGAGAAGCAAGAATTTCAACAGTTAAGACAAGAAATGGGAGAG CTGGAAGAGGAGTCTGAAACTTTTGAGCTAAGCAAAGAATATGAAGAATTAATAAAGCTAAAAAGAAGTGGTTCTATTCAGGCAAAGAACTTAAAAAGCAAGTTTGAAAAAATAGGACAATTGTctcaagaagaaatacagaagaagatTGAAGAAGAGCGAGCTAAGAGAAGAGCAATGGATGAAGAAATAAGGGAAAGGGAAGCCGAAAAATTTCAAGAG gaTGATGAGGTAGATGTGAGACCAGCCAAGAAATCTGAGGCTCCGTTTACTCATAAAGTAAACATGAAGGCCCGTTTTGAGCAAATGGCaagagcaagggaagaggaggagcagcGGAGAATCGAAGAACAGAAATTACTACGCATGCAGtttgaacaaaaagaaattgATGCGGCATTACAGAAG aaaagggaagaggaagaagaagaagagggaagCATTATTAATGGTTCTACTTGTGAAGATGAGGAGGATCAAGCTCGATCTGGAGCTCCCTGGTTCAAGAAGTCACTGAAAAACACATCAGTCGTTGATGGCGAGCCAGTGAGATTTACAGTTAAAATTACCGGagaaccaaaacctgaagttACATGGTGGTTTGAAGGGGAAATGTTGCAGGACTCTGAGGACTATCAATATATTGAAAGAGGAGAAACCTATTGCCTTTACTTGCCAGAAACCTTCCCAGAAGATGAAGGGGAATATATGTGTAAAGCAGTCAATAACAGAGGCACATCTGCTAGCACCTGTATTCTCACCATCGAAA CTGATGACTACTAA